One window from the genome of Alkalihalobacillus sp. LMS6 encodes:
- the murF gene encoding UDP-N-acetylmuramoyl-tripeptide--D-alanyl-D-alanine ligase codes for MIESKMVESVAKQVNIQQDVRSFECVTTDSRKQAKHALFIPLVGDRFNGHHYLQAAIDSGATGSIWQEDEPIPTWLPADFQLYFVENSLVALQKLAQVYRDAVNPYVIGITGSNGKTTTKDIVFQLLGGEPYVHRTAGNLNNHIGLPLTLLSMPRDCKFAVVEMGMNHAGEISLLSKLARPDLGIVTNIGEAHIEHLGSREGIAKAKMEMLDGLKPNGALVMDGDEPLLESFQQQETISIGFGAAATETISDVKQTNEGYTFSFLGESFWHLPLLGKHNVKNAAYGMWIAQRLGVPDSLIKARLAQTAITGMRLERVEGPEGSIFINDAYNANPSSMKAAIETVKSMSGFHKRIAVLGDIYELGPDEEALHRSVAEAIDAPITDVICVGEKAFWIYDELKKQHGSVAIDYVEKVEDVAALIRPHLKHDTVVLLKASRRLALEQVLSAVKGGA; via the coding sequence ATGATTGAATCAAAAATGGTTGAATCCGTTGCAAAACAAGTGAACATTCAACAGGACGTTCGATCTTTTGAATGTGTCACAACTGATTCAAGAAAACAAGCGAAGCATGCGCTGTTTATTCCGCTCGTTGGCGACCGTTTTAATGGTCATCATTATCTTCAAGCAGCTATCGATTCTGGCGCTACAGGATCGATTTGGCAAGAGGATGAACCCATCCCAACGTGGCTACCTGCTGATTTTCAACTTTATTTTGTTGAAAACTCGCTAGTGGCGCTTCAAAAACTGGCTCAAGTTTATCGCGATGCTGTTAATCCTTATGTCATTGGCATTACGGGTTCAAATGGAAAAACGACAACAAAAGATATTGTTTTCCAACTCTTAGGTGGGGAACCGTATGTCCATCGTACTGCTGGGAATTTAAATAACCATATTGGTTTGCCCTTGACGCTGCTTTCAATGCCGCGTGACTGCAAATTTGCCGTTGTTGAGATGGGCATGAATCATGCAGGAGAAATTTCGCTTCTTTCCAAACTAGCGCGACCAGATTTGGGCATTGTAACAAATATTGGGGAAGCGCATATTGAACATTTAGGTTCAAGAGAAGGTATCGCAAAAGCGAAAATGGAAATGCTAGATGGTTTAAAACCGAACGGAGCGCTCGTAATGGATGGAGATGAACCGTTGCTAGAATCGTTTCAGCAGCAAGAAACGATTTCAATTGGTTTTGGCGCTGCTGCAACAGAAACCATTTCTGACGTGAAACAAACAAACGAGGGGTATACCTTTTCGTTTTTAGGTGAATCGTTTTGGCATTTGCCTCTACTTGGCAAGCATAATGTAAAAAATGCGGCGTATGGCATGTGGATCGCACAGCGACTAGGTGTACCAGATAGCTTGATAAAAGCGCGTCTAGCGCAAACGGCGATTACAGGTATGAGGCTTGAACGAGTAGAAGGTCCTGAAGGCTCGATCTTTATTAACGACGCCTATAATGCGAATCCTAGTTCGATGAAAGCTGCAATTGAGACGGTAAAATCAATGTCTGGTTTTCACAAGAGAATTGCGGTACTAGGAGATATTTATGAATTAGGACCTGATGAAGAAGCTCTTCATCGAAGTGTAGCAGAAGCCATTGATGCACCGATCACCGATGTTATCTGTGTCGGAGAAAAGGCATTTTGGATTTACGATGAATTAAAGAAACAGCATGGGTCAGTAGCGATTGACTACGTAGAAAAAGTCGAAGATGTCGCCGCGTTAATACGACCACATTTGAAACATGACACCGTTGTATTGCTAAAGGCATCACGACGTCTTGCTTTGGAGCAAGTGTTATCGGCTGTCAAAGGAGGCGCTTAA
- a CDS encoding UDP-N-acetylmuramoyl-L-alanyl-D-glutamate--2,6-diaminopimelate ligase: MKLEELLHQIRGIKIAEEKEAAIEIDHLEMDSREVRAKTLFFCINGYTVDGHDFAKSAYDNGAVAIIAEKELDLPIPVFVVRDTKRVMAQLANRFYDNPTKKLQLIGVTGTNGKTSVTHILDQLFRQEQRTTGLIGTMYTKVGDEVIETKNTTPESLVLQQRFQAMVDQKVDTALMEVSSHALHLGRVRGCDFDIAIFTNLSPDHIDYHQTMDHYMYAKSLLFSQLGNTYDGKTAIFNSDDQVADQLIQMTTADIITYGIKKPADIMASDVRIESNGTTFTLTVFGESVEIKMSLIGLFNVYNVLAAVSAAYVSGFSLSSIQKGLAHISGIAGRFEPIDSGQDFAVIVDYAHTPDSLENVLKTVQDFASNKVRVVVGCGGDRDKSKRPVMGEIAVRYADETIFTSDNPRTENPSMILQDMTAGLDRDQYRLIEDRTEAIHYAMNQAEKNDIIVIAGKGHETYQEIGRNRTYFDDREVARTALKERVK; this comes from the coding sequence ATGAAATTAGAAGAATTGCTTCACCAAATTAGAGGCATAAAAATAGCGGAAGAGAAAGAAGCGGCGATTGAGATTGATCATTTAGAGATGGATTCTCGAGAAGTGCGTGCTAAAACATTGTTCTTCTGTATTAATGGCTATACGGTAGACGGACACGATTTTGCTAAAAGCGCGTATGACAATGGAGCTGTCGCTATTATCGCAGAAAAGGAGCTTGACCTGCCTATTCCTGTATTTGTCGTTCGTGATACAAAGCGAGTGATGGCACAGCTTGCGAATCGATTTTATGATAACCCGACAAAAAAATTACAATTGATTGGTGTAACAGGAACAAACGGCAAAACATCTGTCACGCACATTTTAGATCAACTTTTTAGACAAGAACAACGCACAACGGGCTTGATTGGAACGATGTATACGAAAGTCGGCGACGAAGTGATTGAAACGAAAAATACGACGCCGGAATCGCTCGTATTGCAGCAACGATTCCAAGCGATGGTTGATCAAAAAGTCGATACAGCATTGATGGAAGTGTCTTCTCATGCTCTTCACTTAGGGCGTGTGCGTGGATGTGACTTTGATATTGCGATTTTTACAAACTTGTCGCCAGATCATATCGATTATCACCAAACGATGGATCACTATATGTATGCAAAGAGTTTACTGTTTTCACAACTTGGTAACACTTATGATGGGAAAACAGCCATTTTTAATAGTGATGATCAAGTGGCGGATCAACTGATTCAAATGACAACAGCAGATATTATTACTTATGGAATAAAAAAACCAGCAGATATCATGGCTTCCGATGTTCGCATTGAATCTAACGGAACGACTTTTACCCTTACGGTCTTCGGAGAATCGGTCGAAATTAAAATGAGTTTAATTGGCTTATTTAATGTCTATAACGTGTTAGCAGCAGTGTCTGCGGCATATGTATCAGGATTCTCGCTTTCATCGATTCAAAAAGGGTTAGCGCACATCTCAGGAATTGCAGGCCGGTTTGAGCCTATAGACTCTGGTCAGGATTTTGCCGTCATTGTAGACTATGCCCATACACCGGACAGCTTGGAAAATGTATTAAAAACGGTTCAAGACTTTGCAAGCAACAAAGTTCGTGTTGTGGTTGGTTGTGGTGGAGATCGTGACAAATCGAAGCGACCAGTTATGGGAGAAATCGCGGTAAGATACGCAGATGAGACGATTTTCACGTCTGATAACCCTAGAACGGAAAATCCTTCAATGATTTTGCAAGACATGACGGCAGGGCTCGATCGTGATCAATATCGTTTAATTGAAGATCGGACGGAAGCGATCCATTACGCCATGAATCAAGCCGAGAAAAATGATATTATTGTCATAGCCGGAAAAGGACATGAGACGTATCAAGAAATCGGTCGAAACCGTACGTACTTTGATGACCGAGAAGTGGCAAGGACAGCGTTAAAGGAGCGAGTAAAATGA
- a CDS encoding stage V sporulation protein D, with protein sequence MRVSNVTVRKRLLLLFAVGFVVFTVIGARLGYVQFGQGLWLTEKAEDSWGRDIPFQPKRGDILDRDGVELATNISTPSIVAFPRQITDPVDAAEKLASVLKGNQEEIYKTITKRESKVYIRPEGRKMDQKVAQEVRLLNLEGIYIAEDSKRHYPFGSYLSHVLGFAGIDNQGLTGLEYVYDDKLKGKEGYVSFYSTAKNTKMPNLADEYTAPINGLNLKLTIDSEVQTIMERELDIAEAKYDPDGAMAIAMNPKNGEILAMSSRPHFNPENYRDVPAEIYNQNKPVWMQYEPGSTFKLITLAAALEEDLVDLDNDHFYDPGYVDVAGTKLHCWKRGGHGSQTFLEVVQNSCNPGFVELGQRLGKDRLFDYIEDFGFGQKTGVDLQGEAKGILFNRDRVGPLEQATTSFGQGVAVTPIQQVAAVAAAVNGGYLYEPYIAKEWVDDVTGEVVERTNPVMKRQVISPETSEQVRYAMEHVVAQGSGVKAFVDGYRVGGKTGTAQKAKDGRYLENNYILSFLGVAPMDDPEIIVYVAIDNATAPLQYGGQVAAPIGGKIIGDSLEAMGVEKRNDQIEKKLTWDEEGLVEVPNLLGRTTRDIYESHYELRLSASGEGDVVVRQAPEPGSRVPKDSTIRVYMGDKTSEND encoded by the coding sequence GTGCGAGTTTCAAATGTGACCGTTAGAAAACGGCTTCTATTGTTATTTGCTGTAGGATTTGTTGTGTTTACAGTAATTGGAGCGCGTTTAGGATATGTGCAGTTCGGACAAGGATTATGGTTAACAGAAAAAGCAGAGGATTCTTGGGGTCGAGACATTCCGTTCCAACCAAAAAGAGGAGACATACTGGATCGTGATGGTGTAGAACTCGCAACGAATATTAGTACGCCTTCGATTGTGGCGTTTCCTAGACAAATTACAGATCCTGTTGATGCTGCAGAGAAATTAGCCTCTGTATTAAAAGGGAATCAAGAAGAGATTTACAAAACTATTACGAAGAGAGAAAGTAAAGTATACATTCGGCCAGAAGGTCGGAAAATGGATCAAAAAGTAGCGCAAGAAGTTCGACTGTTAAATTTAGAAGGCATCTACATTGCCGAAGATTCAAAGCGCCACTATCCGTTTGGTAGTTACTTGTCACATGTTTTAGGATTTGCTGGCATTGACAATCAAGGACTTACAGGACTTGAATACGTATACGATGATAAACTAAAAGGAAAAGAAGGCTACGTTTCGTTTTATTCAACAGCAAAAAATACGAAGATGCCGAATTTGGCAGATGAATATACAGCGCCGATTAACGGATTAAATTTAAAATTAACGATTGACAGTGAAGTGCAAACGATTATGGAACGAGAGTTGGATATTGCCGAAGCAAAGTACGATCCTGACGGGGCTATGGCGATCGCCATGAATCCGAAAAACGGGGAAATTTTAGCGATGAGCAGTCGTCCCCACTTTAATCCTGAAAATTATCGCGACGTTCCTGCAGAAATTTACAATCAAAACAAACCAGTATGGATGCAGTATGAGCCTGGATCAACGTTTAAGTTAATCACCTTAGCGGCAGCACTAGAGGAAGATCTTGTAGATTTAGATAACGATCATTTTTATGACCCAGGGTATGTGGATGTGGCAGGTACAAAGCTTCATTGTTGGAAACGAGGAGGCCACGGTTCGCAAACGTTTTTAGAAGTCGTGCAAAATTCCTGTAACCCTGGGTTTGTCGAGCTCGGGCAGCGTTTAGGGAAAGATCGATTGTTTGACTATATTGAAGACTTTGGTTTCGGGCAAAAAACAGGCGTTGACTTACAAGGAGAAGCAAAAGGAATTTTGTTTAATCGTGATCGAGTAGGACCGCTAGAGCAAGCGACGACTTCTTTCGGTCAAGGGGTGGCAGTGACGCCAATCCAACAAGTTGCGGCCGTTGCAGCAGCGGTAAATGGGGGCTATTTGTATGAGCCTTATATCGCCAAAGAATGGGTTGATGATGTAACGGGAGAAGTAGTGGAACGTACGAACCCGGTGATGAAACGACAAGTCATTTCGCCAGAAACATCTGAGCAAGTTCGCTATGCAATGGAACACGTCGTTGCGCAAGGGTCTGGGGTAAAAGCGTTTGTTGATGGGTATCGTGTTGGGGGGAAAACGGGAACCGCACAAAAAGCAAAAGACGGTCGCTATTTAGAAAACAATTACATTCTTTCTTTTCTTGGCGTTGCACCTATGGATGACCCGGAAATTATCGTTTATGTTGCGATTGATAACGCGACTGCTCCCTTACAGTATGGAGGTCAAGTTGCGGCACCAATTGGCGGTAAAATTATTGGCGATAGTTTAGAAGCGATGGGTGTAGAAAAACGAAACGATCAAATTGAAAAAAAATTAACTTGGGATGAAGAAGGTTTAGTGGAAGTTCCGAATCTACTTGGTCGAACGACAAGAGACATTTATGAATCGCACTATGAACTGCGTCTTTCTGCCTCTGGAGAAGGGGATGTCGTCGTTCGTCAAGCCCCGGAACCAGGTTCTAGAGTGCCAAAAGATTCAACAATCCGTGTATATATGGGTGACAAAACGAGTGAGAACGACTAA
- a CDS encoding penicillin-binding protein yields MEIKRAVTNKRAVVLLFIFLAVFAVLVGRIAYIQLAKEVKGNDLVAMAEERYNQSEVLPSERGSILDRNASVLAEDVPAYHVLAVLSENQGEGNYIKDTEATAEQLAPYVQLEVDELASMLNKGKEEGRYQIELGPTSRYLPYETKEDIVELQLPGIQMEETTRRYYPKQTFASHVIGQQSVNEEINNIGLEGRLDEYLASEDGAIEYSRLGKVNSPAENITLPQDGADIQLTIDTRIQASMEQAMSQVELEYAPEKMTAIAADANTGEILAMSNRPSFNPNQYGQIENYLNYAVTDAVEPGSTLKMFTVAAAIEEGYFNDEQMFKSGNYEIDMNSKIHDVNPDGWGEITYEEGFHRSSNVLMSKLVLEDLGIEPFYQYLEAFGFSQPTGIDLDQESPGRLEKGRRLDAATTAFGQTSTMTPIQLIQGATAIANGGTMMKPYIVQEIRDEEGESLQQGESEVVGEPISAETAAHVRDLLRGVVTEEHGTGNKYNIQGLEVAGKTGTAQIAEQGGYLKGNGQYLYSFLGMAPYDDPDIVVYVSVTKPNLSSDQSGNDPVSTIFNAVMQSSMAYLDLEPNDEELQEEAEDQGFHMIEAIGERTSQATETLADKDVVVIGDGDTIEHQEPEAGTRLLEDETVILITNGDEKTIPDMSGWSRRDVLKMVHLLDLELDYSGSGYVVQQEPIAGTAIAEGDAVSVTLESTPPQEVDETEEETEASEEDASDE; encoded by the coding sequence TTGGAAATAAAACGCGCCGTTACAAACAAGCGAGCTGTTGTCCTACTGTTTATTTTCTTAGCGGTATTTGCTGTTTTAGTAGGGCGAATCGCTTATATACAACTTGCAAAAGAAGTAAAAGGAAATGATTTGGTTGCAATGGCAGAAGAGCGTTACAACCAATCGGAAGTATTGCCGAGTGAGCGAGGCTCCATTTTAGACCGAAATGCAAGCGTGTTAGCTGAGGATGTTCCAGCCTATCATGTGCTTGCGGTATTGTCAGAAAATCAAGGCGAAGGAAATTATATCAAAGATACCGAGGCAACAGCTGAGCAACTGGCTCCTTATGTTCAATTAGAAGTGGATGAATTGGCGAGCATGCTGAACAAAGGAAAAGAAGAAGGACGCTATCAAATTGAATTAGGGCCAACGTCTCGATACTTGCCGTATGAAACAAAGGAAGACATTGTTGAACTACAGTTACCAGGCATTCAAATGGAAGAAACGACACGCCGTTATTATCCGAAACAAACGTTTGCTTCTCATGTGATTGGTCAACAGAGTGTCAATGAAGAAATCAATAATATCGGTTTAGAAGGTCGATTAGATGAGTATTTAGCTTCAGAGGATGGCGCAATTGAATATAGTCGATTAGGCAAAGTGAATTCACCAGCGGAAAATATTACGTTGCCTCAAGATGGAGCTGATATTCAGTTAACCATTGATACAAGAATTCAAGCCTCAATGGAACAAGCGATGTCTCAAGTAGAATTAGAATATGCGCCAGAAAAAATGACCGCAATTGCTGCGGACGCAAATACAGGCGAGATCTTGGCGATGTCAAACCGTCCGAGTTTCAATCCGAACCAATACGGACAAATTGAAAATTATTTGAATTACGCAGTTACCGACGCGGTTGAGCCAGGTTCAACCTTGAAAATGTTTACCGTTGCTGCGGCCATTGAAGAAGGATATTTTAATGATGAGCAAATGTTTAAATCTGGTAATTATGAAATTGACATGAACAGTAAGATCCACGACGTTAACCCTGACGGTTGGGGGGAGATCACGTATGAGGAAGGGTTCCATCGTTCATCTAATGTGTTAATGTCTAAGCTTGTTTTAGAAGATTTAGGGATCGAACCATTTTATCAATACTTAGAAGCATTCGGCTTTTCACAGCCAACTGGCATTGACCTTGACCAAGAAAGCCCTGGTCGACTTGAAAAAGGAAGACGGCTTGATGCTGCAACAACAGCGTTTGGACAAACGTCGACGATGACGCCGATTCAGCTTATTCAAGGAGCGACGGCAATTGCCAATGGTGGCACGATGATGAAACCGTATATCGTCCAAGAGATCCGTGATGAAGAGGGTGAATCGTTGCAACAAGGAGAAAGTGAAGTGGTGGGAGAGCCGATCTCAGCAGAAACGGCTGCTCACGTACGTGACTTGCTCCGTGGCGTTGTAACAGAAGAGCACGGAACAGGAAATAAATACAATATTCAAGGTCTTGAGGTAGCTGGAAAAACTGGGACCGCGCAAATTGCTGAACAAGGTGGCTATTTAAAAGGGAACGGTCAGTATTTGTATTCGTTTCTTGGAATGGCTCCATATGACGATCCGGATATCGTTGTCTACGTATCCGTAACAAAGCCTAATTTAAGCTCAGATCAATCTGGAAATGACCCTGTGTCGACTATTTTTAATGCCGTAATGCAAAGTAGTATGGCGTACCTTGACTTAGAGCCGAATGACGAAGAATTACAAGAAGAAGCAGAAGATCAAGGGTTCCATATGATTGAAGCAATTGGAGAACGGACGTCTCAAGCGACCGAAACCCTTGCGGACAAAGATGTCGTTGTAATCGGTGACGGGGATACAATCGAACATCAAGAACCGGAAGCCGGTACGCGATTACTAGAAGATGAAACCGTCATTCTTATTACAAATGGTGATGAAAAAACCATTCCTGATATGAGCGGATGGTCAAGAAGAGACGTATTAAAAATGGTCCATTTACTTGATTTAGAGTTAGATTACTCAGGCAGTGGCTATGTTGTTCAGCAAGAACCGATTGCAGGCACAGCGATAGCTGAAGGAGATGCTGTTTCCGTAACCCTTGAATCAACGCCGCCACAAGAGGTAGATGAGACGGAAGAGGAAACCGAAGCGAGCGAAGAAGACGCAAGTGATGAGTAA
- a CDS encoding cell division protein FtsL produces the protein MLARQSYTQPQERPIQKEKQVIRYRARITLGEKMIATLFAIVVFAMLCLIVHNYSNIYGLSTSVQSEQTRVTELTMENDGLKTILAEESAPVNVMRRAKEMGMQP, from the coding sequence ATGTTAGCTAGACAATCGTACACACAGCCACAGGAACGCCCGATTCAAAAGGAAAAACAAGTCATTCGTTACCGTGCAAGAATTACACTAGGTGAAAAAATGATTGCCACGTTGTTCGCAATCGTTGTATTTGCTATGCTGTGTTTGATTGTACATAATTACTCGAACATTTACGGATTAAGCACGTCTGTTCAAAGTGAACAAACGAGAGTAACCGAGTTGACAATGGAAAATGATGGGCTAAAAACAATCCTTGCTGAAGAGAGTGCGCCAGTGAATGTCATGCGTCGAGCGAAAGAGATGGGGATGCAACCATGA
- the rsmH gene encoding 16S rRNA (cytosine(1402)-N(4))-methyltransferase RsmH, whose amino-acid sequence MFLHTTVLKEESVQQLDIKKDGIYVDCTLGGAGHSKRIVEQLDQGHLYAFDQDEKAINHAKEVLQDQLHKVTFIRSNFRFLKDELAEHGVHEVDGILFDLGVSSPQLDEAERGFSYHQNAPLDMRMDQRAELTAKQVVNEWTFQKLMAIISRYGEEKFAKQIARKIEAVREKAPIETTDELVEIIKDAIPAPARRAGGHPAKRTFQAIRIAVNDELGAFEDALVDALQLLKPSGRIAVITFHSLEDRLCKQVFKEKTSIPDLPKGLPIIPDDKQAPFKLVTRKPIVASDEELNENNRSRSAKLRVIEKR is encoded by the coding sequence ATGTTTTTACATACAACTGTGTTAAAAGAAGAATCGGTTCAACAATTGGACATTAAAAAAGATGGAATCTACGTGGACTGTACCTTAGGTGGTGCAGGTCACTCGAAACGAATTGTTGAGCAGCTTGATCAAGGCCATCTGTATGCGTTTGACCAAGATGAAAAAGCAATTAATCATGCAAAAGAAGTGTTGCAAGATCAGCTCCATAAAGTGACATTCATCCGAAGTAATTTTCGTTTTTTGAAAGACGAGTTAGCAGAGCATGGTGTTCATGAAGTAGATGGGATTCTGTTTGATTTAGGTGTCTCTTCTCCGCAATTAGATGAAGCGGAAAGAGGGTTTAGCTACCATCAAAACGCGCCACTCGATATGCGGATGGATCAGCGTGCAGAGCTGACCGCTAAACAAGTTGTGAATGAGTGGACCTTTCAAAAATTGATGGCGATTATTTCTCGCTATGGGGAAGAAAAATTTGCTAAACAAATTGCGAGAAAAATTGAAGCAGTGCGAGAAAAAGCTCCAATTGAGACAACCGATGAATTAGTTGAGATTATAAAAGATGCGATTCCAGCTCCTGCTCGTCGGGCTGGAGGTCATCCGGCAAAACGAACGTTTCAAGCGATCCGCATTGCCGTTAATGATGAATTAGGTGCATTTGAAGACGCTCTTGTTGATGCGCTCCAGTTGTTAAAGCCAAGTGGGCGCATAGCGGTTATTACGTTTCACTCTCTTGAAGACCGTTTGTGTAAACAAGTGTTTAAAGAGAAGACGTCGATTCCTGATTTGCCAAAAGGATTACCGATTATACCAGATGATAAGCAAGCGCCATTCAAATTAGTGACGAGAAAACCCATTGTTGCGTCAGACGAAGAGCTGAATGAAAATAATCGCTCTCGCTCAGCGAAATTACGTGTGATTGAAAAAAGGTAG
- the mraZ gene encoding division/cell wall cluster transcriptional repressor MraZ: MFLGEYRHTIDDKGRMIVPAKFREPLGASFVVTRGLDHCLFVYPKAEWDKLEGQLKELPFTKKDARAFTRFFFSGAAECELDKQGRINVPNHLREYAKLEKECVVIGVSSRVEVWSKSLWEDYVSDSEDSFAEIAENLVDFDL, from the coding sequence ATGTTTTTAGGCGAATATCGGCATACCATTGATGATAAAGGCCGCATGATCGTTCCTGCCAAATTCAGAGAACCGCTCGGCGCTTCGTTTGTTGTAACAAGAGGCTTGGATCACTGCTTATTTGTCTATCCAAAAGCAGAGTGGGACAAGCTTGAAGGCCAATTAAAAGAACTCCCTTTTACTAAAAAAGATGCCCGTGCGTTCACTCGATTCTTTTTTTCAGGTGCTGCAGAGTGTGAATTGGATAAACAAGGAAGAATAAATGTTCCGAATCACTTACGAGAGTATGCTAAATTAGAAAAAGAGTGTGTAGTCATAGGCGTGTCAAGCCGAGTAGAAGTATGGAGTAAGTCTCTTTGGGAAGACTATGTGTCAGACTCGGAAGACTCTTTCGCAGAAATTGCGGAGAATCTCGTTGACTTTGATCTATAG
- the bshC gene encoding bacillithiol biosynthesis cysteine-adding enzyme BshC yields the protein MKIEELSENTLKGFAADYEKSQEQMADFFSYIPSDKQWLQKRCQDLTDRRFTHKQDVITYLERNMESLPNRKKIEEQLHKLKQEDAMVVVGGQQAGLFTGPLYSVYKAITVIVLAKSYEKKLGRPVVPLFWIAGEDHDLDEVRTIYRPEATKWKKRLLADEVDGTSASKKVLPQAELHDLISELFSALPETSHTAELKGKVDHHAKHARTYVDFFMTMMHDLFAEEGLLYLDSDDEALRAIEKPFFKSLIDRVEDLQTAYIDGETRFAEQGYQKPIDTDQDNAHLFYTVDGKRHRLNYSDEIFYIAETSIRFSKSELLAELDEHPERFSNNVVTRPLMQEWLLPSLAFVGGPGEIAYWGALKDCFSCFEFNMTPVVQRFSATIVPRSVEKHLADKNEDPAAYINGNGPQLKQQWLDRQHSFEIEEEIQRAQQQMEVAHLPLRELAKEMDPTVYDLSLKNKAFIEDQLVRLKAFMNKEMNRRYETELRKYDEAIRWLHPFSSLQERILNPIILLNLAGTDSIQRFIDELDGDSYRHLLIYI from the coding sequence ATGAAAATTGAGGAGCTTAGTGAGAATACCTTAAAAGGCTTCGCCGCCGATTATGAGAAAAGTCAAGAGCAAATGGCTGACTTTTTTTCTTACATCCCATCGGATAAGCAATGGTTACAAAAACGATGTCAAGATTTAACGGACCGTCGTTTTACGCATAAACAAGATGTTATTACGTATTTGGAACGGAATATGGAGAGCCTTCCGAATCGAAAAAAAATCGAGGAGCAATTACATAAATTAAAGCAAGAAGATGCGATGGTTGTTGTAGGTGGACAGCAAGCTGGCTTATTTACTGGCCCTTTATACAGTGTTTATAAAGCAATCACCGTCATTGTACTTGCGAAATCCTATGAAAAAAAGCTAGGCCGTCCCGTTGTACCGTTATTTTGGATTGCAGGGGAAGACCATGATTTGGATGAAGTGCGAACAATCTATAGACCTGAAGCAACGAAATGGAAAAAACGATTGCTTGCGGATGAAGTGGATGGGACATCTGCTTCCAAAAAGGTTTTACCACAAGCGGAACTACACGACCTAATTAGTGAGTTATTTTCAGCGCTACCCGAAACGAGCCATACGGCTGAATTAAAAGGAAAAGTTGACCATCATGCAAAACATGCCCGTACATATGTCGACTTTTTTATGACGATGATGCACGACTTGTTTGCAGAAGAAGGCTTGCTTTATTTAGATAGTGATGATGAAGCGTTAAGAGCCATTGAAAAGCCATTTTTCAAAAGCCTTATTGATCGTGTGGAAGACTTGCAAACGGCTTACATCGATGGAGAAACTCGATTTGCAGAGCAAGGCTATCAGAAACCGATTGATACAGATCAAGACAATGCCCATCTTTTTTATACAGTCGATGGAAAACGTCATCGACTTAACTATAGTGACGAGATCTTTTACATTGCAGAAACGTCAATACGATTCTCGAAATCGGAATTACTAGCAGAACTTGATGAACATCCTGAAAGGTTTAGCAACAATGTAGTAACAAGGCCGCTTATGCAAGAATGGTTGTTGCCTTCGCTTGCTTTTGTAGGCGGACCAGGAGAGATTGCGTATTGGGGCGCGTTAAAAGATTGCTTCTCATGCTTTGAATTTAATATGACGCCTGTTGTGCAACGATTTTCAGCAACGATTGTACCAAGATCTGTTGAAAAACATTTAGCCGACAAAAACGAAGACCCTGCAGCCTACATTAACGGGAATGGTCCACAGTTAAAGCAACAATGGCTTGATCGCCAGCATTCATTTGAGATTGAAGAGGAGATTCAGCGTGCCCAGCAGCAAATGGAAGTCGCTCATCTTCCGTTACGAGAGCTGGCGAAAGAAATGGATCCAACGGTTTATGACCTAAGTTTAAAAAACAAAGCCTTCATAGAAGATCAATTAGTTCGTCTCAAAGCATTTATGAATAAAGAAATGAACCGTCGCTACGAAACAGAATTGAGAAAATATGATGAAGCAATTCGCTGGTTGCATCCTTTTTCTAGTTTGCAAGAACGAATTTTAAACCCAATTATTCTGTTAAACCTTGCAGGGACCGACAGCATCCAACGCTTCATAGATGAATTAGATGGAGATTCATATCGTCACCTTTTAATTTACATCTAA